The following are encoded together in the Prionailurus viverrinus isolate Anna chromosome B3, UM_Priviv_1.0, whole genome shotgun sequence genome:
- the RPL36AL gene encoding 60S ribosomal protein L36a-like, giving the protein MVNVPKTRRTFCKKCGKHQPHKVTQYKKGKDSLYAQGKRRYDRKQSGYGGQTKPIFRKKAKTTKKIVLRLECVEPNCRSKRMLAIKRCKHFELGGDKKRKGQVIQF; this is encoded by the coding sequence ATGGTCAATGTTCCGAAAACCCGAAGGACTTTCTGTAAGAAGTGTGGAAAGCATCAGCCTCACAAAGTGACCCAGTATAAGAAGGGCAAGGATTCCCTGTATGCCCAGGGAAAGAGGCGCTACGATCGGAAGCAGAGTGGCTATGGTGGGCAGACAAAGCCAATTTTCCGGAAGAAGGCTAAAACCACAAAGAAGATTGTGCTGAGGCTTGAATGTGTCGAACCTAACTGCAGGTCCAAGAGGATGCTGGCCATTAAAAGATGCAAGCATTTTGAACTGGgaggagataagaagagaaagggcCAAGTGATCCAGTTCTAA
- the MGAT2 gene encoding alpha-1,6-mannosyl-glycoprotein 2-beta-N-acetylglucosaminyltransferase — protein sequence MRFRIYKRKVLILTLVVAACGFVLWSSNGRQRKNEALAPPLLDAEPARGAGGRGGDHSAVSVGIRRLSNESAAPLVPAAPQPEADNLTLRYRSLVYQLNFDQTLRNVDKAGSWTPRELVLVVQVHNRPDYLRLLLDSLRKAQGIDSVLVIFSHDFWSTEINQLIAGVDFCPVLQVFFPFSIQLYPNEFPGSDPRDCPRDLEKNAALKMGCINAEYPDSFGHYREAKFSQTKHHWWWKLHFVWERVKVLRDYAGLILFLEEDHYLAPDFYHVFKKMWKLKQQECPECDVLSLGTYTASRSFHGIADKVDVKTWKSTEHNMGLALTRDAYQKLIECTDTFCTYDDYNWDWTLQYLTVSCLPKFWKVLVPQVPRIFHAGDCGMHHKKTCRPSTQSAQIESLLNNNKQYLFPDTLTISEKFVAAISPPRKNGGWGDIRDHELCKSYRRLQ from the coding sequence ATGAGGTTCCGCATCTACAAGCGGAAGGTGCTAATCCTGACGCTCGTGGTGGCCGCCTGCGGCTTCGTCCTCTGGAGCAGCAATGGGCGACAAAGGAAAAACGAGGCCCTCGCCCCGCCGCTGCTGGACGCCGAGCCCGCGCGAGGTGCGGGCGGCCGGGGCGGGGACCATTCGGCTGTGTCCGTGGGCATCCGCCGGCTCTCCAACGAGTCGGCGGCTCCGCTGGTCCCCGCGGCCCCGCAGCCCGAGGCGGACAACCTGACGCTGCGGTACAGGTCCCTGGTGTACCAGCTGAACTTCGACCAGACGCTGAGGAATGTAGATAAGGCCGGCTCCTGGACCCCTCGAGAGCTGGTGCTGGTGGTCCAGGTGCATAACCGGCCCGATTACCTCAGACTGCTGCTGGACTCCCTCCGGAAAGCCCAGGGCATCGACAGCGTCCTCGTCATCTTTAGCCATGACTTCTGGTCGACAGAAATAAATCAACTGATCGCTGGGGTGGATTTCTGTCCGGTTCTGCAGGTGTTCTTTCCTTTCAGCATTCAGTTGTACCCCAACGAGTTTCCAGGCAGCGACCCCAGAGATTGCCCCCGAGACCTGGAGAAGAATGCAGCTTTGAAGATGGGATGCATTAATGCTGAGTATCCCGACTCCTTTGGCCATTATAGAGAGGCCAAGTTCTCCCAAACCAAACACCATTGGTGGTGGAAGCTGCATTTTGTATGGGAAAGGGTCAAAGTTCTTCGAGACTATGCTGGCCTCATACTTTTCCTAGAGGAGGATCACTACTTAGCCCCAGACTTTTACCATGTCTTCAAAAAGATGTGGAAGTTAAAGCAGCAAGAGTGTCCTGAGTGTGATGTTCTCTCCCTGGGGACCTATACGGCCAGTCGCAGTTTCCATGGCATTGCTGACAAGGTAGACGTGAAAACTTGGAAATCCACAGAGCACAATATGGGTCTAGCCTTGACCCGGGATGCCTATCAGAAGTTGATTGAGTGCACGGACACTTTCTGTACTTACGATGATTATAACTGGGACTGGACTCTTCAATATTTAACTGTATCCTGTCTTCCAAAATTCTGGAAAGTGCTGGTTCCTCAAGTTCCTAGGATATTTCATGCTGGAGACTGTGGTATGCACCACAAGAAAACCTGTAGACCATCCACCCAGAGTGCCCAAATTGAGTCACTCTTAAATAATAACAAACAGTACTTGTTTCCAGACACTCTAACTATCAGTGAGAAGTTTGTGGCAGCCATTTCCCCACCTAGGAAAAATGGAGGGTGGGGAGATATTAGGGACCATGAACTCTGTAAAAGTTATAGAAGACTGCAGTGA
- the DNAAF2 gene encoding protein kintoun isoform X2, whose protein sequence is MGRPGTGSREPLCPPLQCNQDEESLTLLIQVPRIQPQSLQGDVSPFRYKLCFSTQDLVYYSFFLQFAPENKLNTKEPVEKLFVNEENVNEVLEEVLSSPFKQTMSLTPPLIEVLQVTDSKIQIHAKLQECSNSEQLHEKEEKVNEGSPVTEKENIEHPTASTTDSDSSVAVEVLETDGCGSVVCLQQESLDVSHMLFGKSQQPESKMEPEFIKEESPVYSNEEKGNLKEPVITEEKELHGDRQSLLNETTVHNLPGLDNIKETNMQDGSVQFIKDHVTQCAFSFHNSLLYDLD, encoded by the exons ATGGGTCGTCCCGGGACGGGCAGCAGGGAACCATTGTGTCCTCCTTTGCAGTGTAATCAGGATGAAGAATCCCTGACTCTGCTAATTCAAGTGCCTCGGATCCAACCGCAGAGCCTTCAAGGGGATGTGAGCCCCTTCCGGTACAAATTGTGCTTCTCCACCCAAGACTtagtttattattctttctttttgcaaTTCGCTCCAGAGAATAAATTGAATACCAAAGAACCTGTG gAAAAGCTGTTTGTcaatgaagaaaatgttaatgAGGTACTTGAAGAGGTCCTGAGCTCTCCATTTAAACAGACAATGTCCTTAACCCCACCATTAATTGAAGTTCTTCAGGTTACTGATAGTAAGATTCAGATTCACGCAAAG TTGCAAGAATGTAGTAACTCTGAGCAGCttcatgaaaaggaagaaaaagtcaaTGAAGGAAGTCCtgtaactgaaaaagaaaatatagaacatCCTACCGCCTCAACAACTGATTCTGATTCATCTGTGGCAGTTGAAGTACTAGAAACAGACGGTTGTGGTTCAGTTGTATGCTTGCAACAAGAGTCTCTTGATGTTTCTCACATGCTATTTGGAAAGTCTCAGCAACCTGAGTCAAAAATGGAACCTgaatttataaaagaagaaagtccCGTTTATTCAAATGAGGAAAAAGGTAATTTAAAAGAACCAGTgataacagaagagaaagaattaCATGGAGACCGTCAATCATTACTAAACGAAACAACAGTTCACAATTTACCTGGTCTTGACAACATAAAAGAAACCAATATGCAGGATGGTAGTGTGCAGTTTATTAAAGATCATGTGACTCAATGTGCATTCAGTTTTCATAATTCTTTGCTGTATGACTTGGATTAA
- the DNAAF2 gene encoding protein kintoun isoform X1 has product MAKAGASSSLEDLDLSGEEVQRLTSAFQDPEFRRMFSEYAEELTDPENRRRYEEEITALERERGVDVRFVHPQPGHVLRTSLDGAQRCFVNVCSNALVGAPSSRPGPGGAATGSQWSLPYSLAPGREYAGGRGTRYTVYDIVFHPDALTLARRHERFRQMLDTTALEAIEKQFGVKLDRRNAKTLKIRYKGTPEAAVLRTPLPGGVPARPEGEPESPLPDFPYPYRCPAVAGNSVVPQTQAPSPPEAVLQPAPTEPRYSVVQRHHVDLQDYRCSRDSAPSPVPRELVVTIELPLLRSAEQAALEVTGKRLCLDSRKPDYRLRLSLPYPVDDSRGKAQFNKARRQLVVTLPVALPPARQKPTAEPEEPVYTPGTDGAACPSAREGEAGPAGGCAGIGGPEPRLPGAADLQSTNPAAAVEELVSLPEERDLDEQAVWTTGIEEEPPSVAGSSPGDGGGGSPCTSSGDLDRGSSAGRGSARGDLSVETRVIGEGVPSDRAMGRPGTGSREPLCPPLQCNQDEESLTLLIQVPRIQPQSLQGDVSPFRYKLCFSTQDLVYYSFFLQFAPENKLNTKEPVVSISSNNAVIELAKSPECHGHWREWYYGLNKDSLEEKLFVNEENVNEVLEEVLSSPFKQTMSLTPPLIEVLQVTDSKIQIHAKLQECSNSEQLHEKEEKVNEGSPVTEKENIEHPTASTTDSDSSVAVEVLETDGCGSVVCLQQESLDVSHMLFGKSQQPESKMEPEFIKEESPVYSNEEKGNLKEPVITEEKELHGDRQSLLNETTVHNLPGLDNIKETNMQDGSVQFIKDHVTQCAFSFHNSLLYDLD; this is encoded by the exons ATGGCCAAGGCGGGAGCCTCTTCGTCGCTGGAGGACTTGGACCTGAGCGGAGAAGAGGTCCAGCGGCTCACCTCTGCCTTCCAGGACCCGGAGTTCCGGCGAATGTTCTCCGAGTACGCAGAAGAGCTCACAGACCCCGAGAACCGGCGGCGCTACGAGGAGGAAATCACCGCGCTAGAGCGTGAACGTGGAGTGGATGTGCGGTTCGTACACCCGCAACCTGGCCACGTGCTGCGCACTAGCCTCGACGGGGCGCAGCGCTGCTTCGTGAACGTGTGCAGTAACGCACTGGTGGGCGCGCCCAGCAGCCGACCCGGCCCTGGGGGCGCGGCGACCGGCAGCCAGTGGTCCCTGCCCTACAGCCTGGCTCCCGGCCGCGAGTACGCGGGGGGCCGAGGCACCCGCTACACTGTCTACGACATAGTCTTCCACCCAGACGCGCTCACGCTAGCCCGGCGCCACGAGCGCTTCCGCCAGATGCTGGACACCACGGCCCTGGAGGCCATCGAGAAGCAGTTCGGAGTGAAATTAGACCGCAGGAATGCCAAGACTCTGAAGATCAGGTACAAAGGGACTCCGGAGGCCGCCGTCCTGCGCACACCCCTGCCCGGGGGTGTCCCGGCCCGGCCCGAAGGGGAGCCGGAGAGCCCTCTCCCCGATTTCCCCTACCCCTACCGGTGCCCGGCGGTGGCCGGGAACTCTGTGGTCCCCCagacccaggcgccctcccctcCGGAGGCGGTCCTGCAGCCCGCCCCCACAGAACCTCGCTACAGCGTGGTGCAGCGCCACCACGTGGACCTCCAGGATTACCGCTGTTCCCGGGATTCGGCCCCCAGTCCGGTGCCCCGGGAGCTGGTGGTCACCATCGAGCTGCCGCTGTTGCGCTCGGCCGAGCAGGCGGCGCTGGAGGTGACGGGAAAGCGGCTGTGCCTTGATTCAAGGAAGCCCGACTACCGGCTGCGGCTCTCGCTCCCGTACCCGGTGGACGACAGCCGCGGCAAGGCGCAGTTCAACAAGGCCCGGCGACAGCTGGTGGTCACGCTTCCCGTGGCACTACCCCCAGCGCGCCAGAAACCCACGGCGGAGCCGGAAGAGCCCGTCTACACACCCGGAACTGACGGCGCGGCGTGCCCTTCCGCTCGCGAGGGGGAGGCGGGCCCGGCAGGGGGTTGTGCCGGGATTGGCGGCCCGGAACCCAGGCTCCCTGGCGCTGCGGATTTACAGAGCACTAATCCGGCCGCCGCTGTGGAGGAGCTTGTCTCCCTGCCAGAGGAGCGGGACTTGGACGAGCAAGCTGTGTGGACAACGGGCATCGAGGAGGAGCCGCCTTCCGTAGCAGGGAGCTCACCTGGGGACGGTGGAGGAGGGTCCCCTTGTACTTCATCTGGGGACCTTGACAGGGGGTCTTCTGCAGGAAGAGGGAGTGCGCGGGGAGATCTCAGTGTTGAGACGCGCGTGATCGGGGAAGGTGTTCCATCTGATCGAGCCATGGGTCGTCCCGGGACGGGCAGCAGGGAACCATTGTGTCCTCCTTTGCAGTGTAATCAGGATGAAGAATCCCTGACTCTGCTAATTCAAGTGCCTCGGATCCAACCGCAGAGCCTTCAAGGGGATGTGAGCCCCTTCCGGTACAAATTGTGCTTCTCCACCCAAGACTtagtttattattctttctttttgcaaTTCGCTCCAGAGAATAAATTGAATACCAAAGAACCTGTGGTTAGTATTTCTTCAAACAATGCAGTGATAGAACTGGCCAAATCTCCAGAATGCCATGGACATTGGAGAGAGTGGTATTATGGTTTAAACAAAGATTCTTTGGAG gAAAAGCTGTTTGTcaatgaagaaaatgttaatgAGGTACTTGAAGAGGTCCTGAGCTCTCCATTTAAACAGACAATGTCCTTAACCCCACCATTAATTGAAGTTCTTCAGGTTACTGATAGTAAGATTCAGATTCACGCAAAG TTGCAAGAATGTAGTAACTCTGAGCAGCttcatgaaaaggaagaaaaagtcaaTGAAGGAAGTCCtgtaactgaaaaagaaaatatagaacatCCTACCGCCTCAACAACTGATTCTGATTCATCTGTGGCAGTTGAAGTACTAGAAACAGACGGTTGTGGTTCAGTTGTATGCTTGCAACAAGAGTCTCTTGATGTTTCTCACATGCTATTTGGAAAGTCTCAGCAACCTGAGTCAAAAATGGAACCTgaatttataaaagaagaaagtccCGTTTATTCAAATGAGGAAAAAGGTAATTTAAAAGAACCAGTgataacagaagagaaagaattaCATGGAGACCGTCAATCATTACTAAACGAAACAACAGTTCACAATTTACCTGGTCTTGACAACATAAAAGAAACCAATATGCAGGATGGTAGTGTGCAGTTTATTAAAGATCATGTGACTCAATGTGCATTCAGTTTTCATAATTCTTTGCTGTATGACTTGGATTAA